cccgccgtaattttcacatgcttttaggcagaggacccgccttcaagcaaaataatcacataggcctacctatatagactgacccgactgcgatttaggcatgggcctactatacgtgcaatttaaccttttcccttctccttttctcccttttttcttcttttttttctccttttctcctctttctcttctcttctctcctttccttttttttttgggaggagggGGGGGGCCGGGCCCGCCgggcccccctgaatccgcgcctgaacTTGAAGCTATATAATTAAACACAATTGGAAACAATTCGATTTGCGGTTGTAACTAGTTATACAATAAACACAATAGAAAAATGTGATGATTAATTAATAACATTGACAgcatgaaagaaatacattttatttGCAATATAACTGTCACATGTTGGCATTGCTTATTTACCCATAGGCATAAAAATATGCCTGTTTGTGTACCCTAATATCTGCCTTATTTTGTTCCCAATTTTAGGTAAAAAGGATGGGAAAAtggatttgtttgaaaatgtAATTCTCAAATAtttataccgtaaacgtttgcctaatggtgctatgggctcccttgacataactggaattttagacacaaactaaaagtgccctcccatacaaatcctaccagcaaataagggcatgtacccttaattcttgttgggatttttagaggagggagctctctatttgtacatgaaatttaccctaaaGAAATGAAGCCATTGTGCGCCATttggcgaacgtttacggtattcatACATGAGAAATTTCCTGTTAAAACCCCGTTAAACAGGAATtcattttttttgcccaaatggcTGGTGTTTTTTTCATGGCAAAGTCATGATGATGTCCAGTGGTGGCGccaggggggggggacaaatatgccctagtcagaactctttccctcttgcactttttgcagcaattttgagcaaaagtTGTTGATtcctcccccctgaaattcacttccccctccAAATCCCCCCTTcccgaaaaaattcctgccgCCGCTGATGATGTCTGGTGTCATGATCAAATCCTGCGATGGTAAAGTCATATTGCAGTGTGTAGGAAATAGGAAATTCAAATCTCACagtgtaaggcctaaaaaattgtttgattggcataacccgacctaccctaaaattaggcccgaaccttttttgggttttttttttgcaaaaaaataataataacaaacgaAATTTAATTAAGAAATAGGAAGAAAAAAGTTTAAAGGCCTTTATCAAAAGcaatttgcagctttaaaagtaaaaaacaaaataaatccaTACCTAGattacctacctaccctaatatttttttacgttatgccaatcaaacaatttttttatttttaggcctaagctAATATCAAGTGATCACTGATCTGGGAAAAAGGTCTCTGCTGAGGTCAGGGgtgtcgctagaccaatatgattcgaggggtgtacagcatgttttgccgacaaAAATGTTTTGAGAAATGTAGACCCAATTaatttttttagccaggacggcacTCATtccgctcaagaatctaaaaagtagggggagggggggggtaaacaaatagtaactactataacattaacaataggtcTATTATGTAACtacagcacaatttcgtaacacattaatcttttatatgactattgcaatttgccgacaatcacatagctttgactacatttgacaatcacatggttttgaagacaacagtcaatttttgccgacaaaaattgtgtattggggtgTCACATCCCCATACCCCCCAGCGACGGCCCTGGCTGAGGTTAAGCAAATTGCAGTTTCAATAATTCAGCTCATAAAGTTGTCAAACTATTTACCTACATGAATTTAATGCATATTTCTTTTCCCAGACATTTgccaacatatttaaaacaaataataaataataacaacaacaacaataaataaacacTAACAATAATAAAATGCATTGGCTAGGTGTTATATGGATGGTGATTCTGTGTGTGATGTCATAAAAACTaaatacaaaaacaacaacaatagtgACCACCATATAAAATATTACCTTCAATTCTTATTTGATGAAATGATGTCATTTatgatttaaatatttatttgtttgaagTTTGTGTGGAGAAAAACAAACTAGGCTAGTTGAATCAATacatttgcatgtttttgtactttcAATCCAGGTATGTATACCcacaacaaataggcctatattgtatttTAATGATGtcaaaaaataattattgtagtCATGTGTCAGaggaaataaacataattatagCAATTGTTGTTACAGTGTTATgagcaaaaaataaaagaaattgttttCAACTCATCCATGCACATATCGTGGACCGTAGACAGTCCAAGCACATATACACCAGAGAAGTGCCAATACACATGTAGTGAAgtgaaaagtttgaaatttggcaCCAATGTATTGTGGTTTACTTTGTACCTTTGGCCTTTTGTGACGTAGTGAAAATACTTACTATACCATACTGCATGTGATCAAATTTATCAATGGATTTGATCAGGGCACCTTCCGGCCGGAAGTTGTGACGTCAGCTACGTCACTATGCATACATATCACTGCTTCTGTCAGACCAATCAGAGCGCATATATATTGTGGAAAGGTATACCCTGGCAGTATTTTAGGAATCCAAAATAGATCCGCATGTGTGTCAAGGTTATAGCTGTGTAAACTTGGCTGTGGGAATGAGATTTAAATAGACATACAACTATTATTATGTGGTAGACCACGACACGAGTAGGATCAGCAGTAAAGCTCAGGGCAATTTGTACTGTCAACTGCAGACTGTCACTACATACTTATAGGGCCTATGTCACTGGATTCTATTGTTTTGGTAAGTGGTTTTGGTTTGTTTAATCGTTTATAACTAATTTCTCTCTTTGATTTATCCATAGAAACAAAATTTCAGTAAAATAAGACTACAATGTATGTTCTGAaaaactgtttttaattgcaTTTTTTAATTCCATCGTTGAAAAATTTAAAGTGCTGTATTTTACGCATGATTCCTTAAAAGTCATGCATCATTTAAGAAAGTGTGTCTTCAGTATACCAGTATACGATTTACGGAACAATGCCCCAGGCATTTGTGTGATTGTATCCTATTTGACACTGATGTTTTTGCAGTTAAAAGGTTTCCCAAATAGTTGTTGTTGTCTCTATgatcatatattttgtttacagTGTCATTAATTTCAGTGTTTTTCCCCTTGTAATTAAATTTCAGATGATGGCCAGCGTACTCCAAATGGATTCTTCACAGATTACAGTTTGGAATGATCCCTCCCTGAGAGTTAAAGAACAACTTCAGATGACACCAAACTTGACTGAACTTAACCAGAAGTTCCAGTTTTCTGTGAGTACAACAGAAGCAGGACCACCTGTTTGCAAGAAGGAGGATGGTAAAGAGAAAAGGATTCAAGATCTTGAAGATGAAAATTCAAAGCTCAAAGATGAAAATGCAAAGCTGAAGGAAGATCTATGTCAAGCCATGACTAATGAGGTAGGTGATCTGTTCTGACCTTTTTGAAGGCTTGAGACCATTAGTAGGTTCTAAATTCCTTTATGACAAAGCTAGAGATTCAATGGACAATAAATCTGGGCCACATACTCATTAAAATGCTTTTTACCCCCTTTCCCCCTCCAACCACATACCGATACCGGTATTCAAAATGTAGTTCTTTTGTGATGTGTTAATGCTATGAGGGGAAGTTTTGTTCATATTTGGATTGGTCATTATGAAGTTCAAAAGCAAGCTGTTGTGAACTGTTTTAGTGTTTATCCACAAAAAAGCCTGTGTAGTAAAATTTAAAGATTTGATTTGACCTGAGCTTTGGTCTGAAATTTTAGAATCTCATAAAATGCATGGTATGTAGCCTACAAGAAATAATTTGGGAAAAGAAAGCAAACAAAAGACAAAGTTGGTTGTATTGCAGAAGATAATGGCTCTTGAGTTCATGAAATTACAGAACTACCACAAGTTCATTAGATTCAGttttaataattatgatatttggAACCTTATATCTCTTGACCAACTGAACTCTTATAATGGTCTTTGTTATCTTCATTTTGAGGTGCAtaggttttttttattcaaaacaattttGTGAATTTCAATTACTTGAAAACATGCtacattaacatgtttaattccaTTTTGTTTACCAGGCTGAAACTTCCAAAAGACTACAGGAAGAAAATTGCAGACTTCAGAGACTTGTAGAACAACTTCAGCAGCAAGTTAGTGAACTTAGGATAAGGAGTCATATTGATGATGTCAGACCAACGGAGGAAGAGACTGATCCACTTCATTACATGGTAAGACAATTATTTGGTTCTGTTGCGTGTTCCTCTTATTAAATCTCCATGTGTTGTGTAGGGTACCCTTGTTAGCCTCTAATCGTACCAAGTGCCTTATTGAGGCCGAGTGGTAATGTACATTCATCTTCAGCTGGGTAATGGTGTAGCGTACTTTAAAAGCAGATatttttgtggaacattaatttttgtgTTCAACTTAGCTActgtgaaaataaaaatgcacaaatagtttCTTTATATGTATATCTCtgtgtaagaaaactcaaaatcatgaatttaaaaactAGCAAAAAGTTAGAAATCGACAAAgcacaaaaaagtgcaaaaataaccACTTTTGTATataatgttgttgatgatgatcatTGGTCAATCTCACAAAGTTTTGGACTTTGTATGTTTACGCTTTTTATTCTGAGTCCTTCAGTTTTGTCACCATTATCAGGCCTAGAAAAAATTGAAATTCAGGTAGCTTGTATCAGGAAAATTTTGGATGAAGGGAAAGTTTTGGGTTCAGAAGGAAATTTTAGAATGTGGATGGGAAATTTTGATTCTCCATGTAAATGATGTAAGAAATACCATAATAAATTATGTTCAATTTTGCTATCTTTGCATGAACATGTTTTAAGTTCATGATGGTTTTTTTTCTCCCATTTCAGTCTGGAACTGCAATACATTCTCCAACAAGCAGTCAATCAGGTCAATTTATATATCAAGAAACCAACACTCAGGATTGTAATTGTGACTTTGCTACTGATTGGCGTTGGATGATGGACGTTAGTGAAAAGAACGATGACTTTTATTACCAAGACAACCACCCTCACAGGTGATGGAGGGCCACCAACCACCCTCACAAGTGACGGAGGGCCAAAGTGAAGATACTGACAATAT
The Amphiura filiformis chromosome 3, Afil_fr2py, whole genome shotgun sequence DNA segment above includes these coding regions:
- the LOC140147721 gene encoding uncharacterized protein, yielding MSLDSIVLMMASVLQMDSSQITVWNDPSLRVKEQLQMTPNLTELNQKFQFSVSTTEAGPPVCKKEDGKEKRIQDLEDENSKLKDENAKLKEDLCQAMTNEAETSKRLQEENCRLQRLVEQLQQQVSELRIRSHIDDVRPTEEETDPLHYMSGTAIHSPTSSQSGQFIYQETNTQDCNCDFATDWRWMMDVSEKNDDFYYQDNHPHR